The Corynebacterium sphenisci DSM 44792 genome includes the window GACCGGGTGGTGGTGCTCACCGACTGCGACGAGGCCGGCAAGGAGCCCGCCGACCTGGTGCTGCAGGCGGCGCGGGACCCCGCCCCCGGGATCACGCTCATCCTGCAGCACTCCGGGGGCGGCCGGCAGAAGAAGATGGTGCCGGCGCTGCGCAAGGCCGGGGCCGCCGTGTTCGAGGCCGCCGAAATCCCCCGCCGGGAGCTGCCCGGCTTCGTCACCGGCGAATTCCGCGGCCATGGGCTGCGGGTGAGCCCCGACGTGGTCGGCGCCATCCTCGACGCCGTCGGCTCCGACCCCCGGGAACTGGCCACCGCGGTCGACCAGCTCGTCGCCGACACCGGCGGGGAGGTCACCGTCGAGGCGGTGCGCACCTACTACGGGGCCTCCGCGGAGGTCTCCGGCTTCGAGATCGCGGAACTGGCCCTGGCCGGCCGCGGCCCGGAGGCGCTGGCCCGGGCCCGCCGGGCCCTGCAGATCGGGGTGCCGCATGTGCTGCTCGCCGCGGCGCTGTCCGGCATGGTCGGCGACATCGCCCGGCTGCACGGGGCCCGCTCGGTGAGCAAAAGCGATGCCGGCACCTACAAGATGCCGCCGTGGAAGCTGGAGAAGACCCACCGGCTGGCCCGGCGCTGGTCCACCCCCGCCATCGCCCGGGCCACCGAAATCGTCCTGGAGCTCGACGCCGGGGTCAAGGGCGAGCTGCCGGACCCCGACTACGCCGTGGAGCACGCCATCCTCGAGGTCGCCCGGCTCGCGCACGCCTCGCACCGCCGCTAGCGCGGCCGCCCCCGCGCCAAGCCGGCGCCGCCGGGTGGTCCCCGGCCCGCGGATCAGTCGTCCAGGCGGGCGATGGACCCCAGCATCCGGGAGTAGGCGGCCACGGCGCGCTCGGTCTGCGCGGCGGTGTCCACCAGCATGGAGGACAGGCCCAGGCCCCGGGCGATGTCGAGGAGCATGGTGATGAGCCGCCGGGTGTGCTGATCGGAGAGATCGGCGTGCAGGGCGGCGGCGGTGAGCTCGTAGACCCGCCGGTTGTAGGTGGCCTCCGCGGGCAGGATCACGTCCCGCAGGGACTCCTCGGCCGCCGCCCCGGCCCAGATGTGCACCGCGGCGTGGAAGAGGTCGTTGGAGAACTCCCGGAAGAGCAGCCGCAGCACATCCTCCACCGGGGCCCCGCCGGGGCCGGCGTCCAGGGCGGCCATGGCCTCGCTGAGCGCCGTGGTGCGCTCATGGGCCAGTTTGTCGATGGCCTCCTTCATCAGCGCCTCCCGGGTGGGGAAATGGTGCTGGGCGGCGCCCCGGGAGACCCCCGCCTCCTCGGCGACCAGGCCCACCGTGGTGCCCTGCAGCCCGCGTTCGGCGACCATCCGCATGGTGCACTCCAGCAGCCGGCGGCGGGTTTCCCGGCTGCGGTCCTGCTTGGGTTCGTTGGCCATGTCCCGTCCTTCCCCGGCCTTCGCCGAACCCGCAGTATACGGTGCGCCGGACCCGGCGGGGCTCACCCGTCCCGGGGCGGCGGGGCCCAGGCGGGGGCCCGCCGGCCGAGCACCGCGGCCATGCCCTCCCGGGCCTCCTCGGTGGCGAAGAGCCGGGCGGAGGTCTCCGCCAGCCCGGCCCCGC containing:
- the holA gene encoding DNA polymerase III subunit delta; this encodes MTRSAVAPVNLIVGKEGLLIDRARLSIIAAVRRGAATPADPGGRDVPVDQLRAGEITTVELVNLLSPSLFGEDRVVVLTDCDEAGKEPADLVLQAARDPAPGITLILQHSGGGRQKKMVPALRKAGAAVFEAAEIPRRELPGFVTGEFRGHGLRVSPDVVGAILDAVGSDPRELATAVDQLVADTGGEVTVEAVRTYYGASAEVSGFEIAELALAGRGPEALARARRALQIGVPHVLLAAALSGMVGDIARLHGARSVSKSDAGTYKMPPWKLEKTHRLARRWSTPAIARATEIVLELDAGVKGELPDPDYAVEHAILEVARLAHASHRR
- a CDS encoding TetR/AcrR family transcriptional regulator produces the protein MANEPKQDRSRETRRRLLECTMRMVAERGLQGTTVGLVAEEAGVSRGAAQHHFPTREALMKEAIDKLAHERTTALSEAMAALDAGPGGAPVEDVLRLLFREFSNDLFHAAVHIWAGAAAEESLRDVILPAEATYNRRVYELTAAALHADLSDQHTRRLITMLLDIARGLGLSSMLVDTAAQTERAVAAYSRMLGSIARLDD